Proteins from a genomic interval of Sphingopyxis sp. QXT-31:
- a CDS encoding YkvI family membrane protein, whose translation MSIAEPAGGSSWFQRFLLPGFALKAVIIGGGYATGRELAEYFVPAGPWGGLAAMLLATLVWSLVAAVTFALARKLGAYDYRAFFQGLLGPGWIAFEIAYLIFVVLILAVFGAAAGAIGAATFGWPEWLGSLLLGVSITAVVAWGTGVVEQMFKYVSILLYTVYALFLVIALASFGDLIGQGFATAPPPSGDWMSGGLTYASYNIVGAVVILPVLRHLTSQRDAVLAGIIAGPLSMLPAILFFVAMMAFYPAIGAETLPSDFLLRQMTVPGFHVLFQVMIFAALLESGAGAVHAINERISGAIESRGRAPLTTGARAVIGAVILAGCIFVAGRIGLVDLIASGYRFLAWLFLGVFVAPLLTIGVWRLLRPNPLASMETVS comes from the coding sequence ATGAGCATCGCCGAACCAGCCGGAGGGTCGAGCTGGTTCCAGCGCTTCCTGCTCCCCGGTTTTGCGCTCAAGGCGGTGATCATCGGCGGCGGCTATGCCACGGGGCGCGAACTCGCCGAATATTTCGTGCCCGCGGGGCCGTGGGGCGGGCTCGCTGCGATGCTGCTCGCGACGCTCGTGTGGAGCCTTGTTGCCGCGGTGACTTTCGCGCTCGCGCGCAAGCTCGGCGCCTATGACTATCGCGCCTTTTTCCAGGGGCTTCTCGGCCCAGGCTGGATCGCGTTCGAGATCGCTTACCTGATCTTCGTCGTCCTGATCCTCGCGGTGTTCGGCGCCGCGGCGGGGGCGATCGGCGCGGCGACCTTCGGCTGGCCCGAATGGTTGGGGTCGCTGTTGCTCGGCGTGTCGATCACCGCGGTCGTCGCCTGGGGGACGGGCGTCGTCGAGCAAATGTTCAAATATGTCTCGATCCTGCTCTACACCGTCTACGCGCTGTTCCTCGTCATCGCGCTGGCCAGTTTCGGCGACCTGATCGGTCAGGGTTTCGCGACCGCACCGCCGCCGTCGGGCGACTGGATGTCGGGCGGGCTGACCTATGCGAGTTACAATATCGTCGGCGCGGTGGTGATCCTGCCGGTGCTGCGCCACCTTACCAGCCAGCGCGACGCGGTGCTGGCGGGGATCATCGCGGGGCCGCTGTCGATGCTGCCCGCGATCCTCTTCTTCGTCGCGATGATGGCCTTCTATCCCGCGATCGGTGCGGAGACGCTGCCGTCCGATTTCCTGCTCCGCCAGATGACGGTGCCGGGATTCCATGTGCTGTTCCAGGTGATGATCTTCGCCGCGCTGCTCGAAAGCGGGGCGGGGGCGGTGCATGCGATCAACGAGCGCATCTCGGGCGCGATCGAGAGCCGCGGCCGCGCGCCGCTCACCACCGGCGCGCGCGCGGTCATCGGCGCGGTGATCCTCGCGGGCTGCATCTTCGTCGCGGGGCGCATCGGCCTCGTCGACCTTATCGCCAGCGGTTACCGCTTCCTCGCCTGGCTGTTCCTTGGCGTGTTCGTCGCGCCTTTGCTCACCATCGGCGTCTGGCGCCTGCTGCGTCCCAACCCCCTTGCCTCCATGGAGACCGTGTCATGA
- a CDS encoding NAD(P)/FAD-dependent oxidoreductase codes for MRFDVVIVGAGHGGAQVAVALRTQKFEGSIAIIGDEPELPYERPPLSKEYFAGEKEFERIQIRPARYWDEREVTMLLNTRVVSVDPAAHSVTTDGGDTTEYGKLVWATGGAPRMLPIPGGDLPGVQGVRTRADADAMKAASETAGQIVVIGGGYIGLEAAAVLRKAGKPVVLLEALDRVLARVAGEDLSRFYEKEHRDHGVDLRLGVQVVAIEGADRVTGVRLGTGEVIPADLVIVGIGIVPAVEPLVAAGAHGGNGVLVDHHCKTNLPDIYAIGDCAAHENDFAEGAVIRLESVQNANDQANVVAKGICGEEARYHAIPWFWSNQYDLKLQTAGLSTGHDQAVLRGNPADRSFSIVYLKGGKVIALDCVNATKDYVQGRMLVTAGLAAAAEQLADVETPLKSLLPA; via the coding sequence ATGCGGTTCGACGTGGTGATCGTGGGGGCAGGGCATGGCGGCGCGCAGGTCGCAGTGGCGCTGCGCACCCAGAAGTTCGAAGGCAGCATCGCGATCATCGGCGACGAGCCCGAACTTCCCTATGAGCGCCCGCCGCTGTCGAAGGAATATTTCGCGGGCGAGAAGGAATTCGAACGCATCCAGATCCGCCCCGCCAGATATTGGGACGAACGCGAAGTCACGATGCTGCTGAACACGCGCGTCGTTTCAGTCGATCCCGCCGCGCACAGCGTCACCACCGACGGCGGCGACACCACCGAATATGGCAAGCTCGTCTGGGCGACCGGCGGCGCCCCGCGCATGCTGCCGATCCCCGGCGGCGACCTGCCCGGCGTGCAGGGCGTACGCACCCGCGCCGATGCCGACGCGATGAAGGCGGCGTCGGAGACCGCGGGACAGATCGTCGTGATCGGCGGCGGCTATATCGGGCTCGAGGCCGCGGCGGTGCTGCGCAAGGCGGGCAAGCCGGTCGTGCTGCTCGAGGCGCTCGACCGCGTGCTCGCGCGCGTCGCGGGCGAGGATTTGTCCCGCTTTTACGAGAAGGAGCATCGCGATCATGGCGTCGACCTGCGCCTCGGCGTCCAGGTCGTCGCGATCGAGGGCGCGGACCGCGTCACCGGCGTCCGCCTCGGCACCGGTGAGGTCATTCCCGCCGACCTGGTCATCGTCGGTATCGGCATCGTTCCCGCGGTCGAACCCCTTGTCGCGGCGGGCGCGCACGGCGGCAACGGCGTGCTCGTCGACCATCATTGCAAGACCAATCTTCCCGACATCTATGCGATCGGCGACTGCGCCGCGCACGAGAACGACTTTGCCGAGGGCGCGGTCATCCGGCTGGAATCGGTGCAGAATGCCAACGACCAGGCCAATGTCGTCGCCAAGGGCATCTGCGGCGAGGAGGCGCGCTATCACGCCATCCCTTGGTTCTGGTCGAACCAATATGATTTGAAGCTCCAGACCGCGGGCCTGTCGACCGGCCACGACCAGGCGGTGCTCCGCGGCAACCCCGCGGACCGCAGCTTCTCGATCGTCTATCTGAAGGGCGGCAAGGTCATCGCGCTCGACTGCGTCAACGCCACCAAGGACTATGTCCAAGGGCGGATGCTCGTCACCGCGGGGCTGGCCGCGGCGGCGGAGCAACTCGCCGACGTAGAGACGCCGCTGAAGAGCCTGCTGCCCGCCTGA
- a CDS encoding serine hydrolase, translating into MKHARLFALSLLVATAVPAWAEPPKDFGTEVETLRKEIGATGVSIAIVEDGKTTLSRGWGERKLGERALVDKETIFQTGSTGKAMTAAALAILVDEGKIGWDDPVIRHMPWFRMYDPWVTREITIRDLLVHRSGLGLGQGDLMFVPRTNLTRKQTVQRVAYLKPKTSFRSAYAYDNILYAVAGQLIEEVTGKTWEVFIREKLLRPGGMKNATSDSEDRFRIANRSWPHARLNGPLRGLGDQQALNERDELGRNGAPAGGLALSADDMAAWLKIQLAHGALPNGKYLFSEAQAAEMWKPVTPMPITQLPEQLKAARPMQQAYALGWQVQDYRGHRIISHGGGVFGSITRVVMIPDKNIGFAIMMNNEESGMLLGLTYRLLDHYLDQPDTGWTTKWQDWYKERLAGGVEYLKQAQASPAKVGPSLDPARYAGRYRDPWYGDIVVANTAQGLTIDFTSTPRMVGRLKHWQYDSFVTEYDDPAIEPAYVTFALDADGKVTGVTMKAVSKIADFSWDYHDLDLKPVEEKK; encoded by the coding sequence ATGAAACACGCCCGTTTATTTGCGCTGTCGCTGCTCGTCGCGACCGCCGTTCCGGCATGGGCCGAACCGCCGAAGGACTTCGGCACCGAGGTCGAGACGCTGCGCAAGGAGATCGGCGCCACCGGGGTGTCGATCGCGATCGTCGAGGACGGCAAGACCACGCTGTCGCGCGGCTGGGGCGAGCGCAAGCTCGGCGAGCGTGCGCTGGTCGACAAGGAGACGATCTTCCAGACCGGCTCGACCGGCAAGGCGATGACCGCGGCGGCGCTCGCGATCCTCGTCGACGAGGGCAAGATCGGCTGGGACGACCCGGTCATTCGGCATATGCCGTGGTTCCGCATGTACGACCCGTGGGTCACGCGCGAGATCACGATCCGCGACTTGCTCGTCCACCGCAGCGGGCTGGGGCTGGGGCAGGGCGACCTGATGTTCGTGCCGCGCACCAATCTGACGCGCAAGCAGACCGTCCAGCGCGTCGCGTACCTCAAACCCAAGACGAGTTTCCGCTCCGCCTACGCCTATGACAATATCCTCTACGCGGTTGCCGGGCAGCTGATCGAGGAAGTCACCGGCAAGACGTGGGAAGTCTTCATCCGCGAGAAGCTGCTGCGCCCCGGCGGCATGAAGAATGCGACCAGCGATAGCGAGGACCGCTTTCGCATTGCCAACCGCTCGTGGCCGCACGCACGGCTGAACGGGCCGCTGCGCGGGCTCGGCGACCAGCAGGCGCTGAACGAGCGCGACGAACTGGGGCGCAACGGCGCGCCGGCGGGCGGGCTCGCGCTCAGCGCCGACGACATGGCGGCATGGCTCAAGATCCAGCTCGCGCATGGCGCGCTGCCGAACGGCAAATATCTGTTCAGCGAAGCGCAGGCCGCGGAAATGTGGAAGCCGGTGACCCCGATGCCGATCACCCAGCTGCCCGAGCAGCTCAAAGCCGCGCGGCCGATGCAGCAAGCCTATGCGCTCGGCTGGCAGGTGCAGGATTATCGCGGCCACCGCATCATTTCGCACGGCGGCGGGGTGTTCGGCTCGATCACCCGCGTCGTGATGATCCCCGACAAGAACATCGGCTTCGCGATCATGATGAACAATGAAGAGAGCGGCATGCTGCTGGGGCTGACCTACCGGCTACTCGACCATTATCTGGACCAGCCCGACACGGGCTGGACGACGAAATGGCAGGATTGGTACAAGGAGCGGCTTGCCGGCGGCGTCGAATATCTGAAGCAGGCGCAGGCGTCGCCCGCCAAGGTCGGCCCGTCGCTCGACCCCGCGCGCTACGCCGGGCGCTACCGCGATCCCTGGTACGGCGACATCGTCGTCGCCAACACCGCGCAGGGGCTGACGATCGACTTCACCTCGACCCCGCGCATGGTCGGGCGTTTGAAGCACTGGCAGTATGACAGCTTCGTCACCGAATATGACGACCCCGCGATCGAACCCGCCTATGTGACCTTTGCGCTCGACGCCGACGGCAAGGTCACCGGGGTGACGATGAAGGCGGTCAGCAAGATCGCCGATTTCAGCTGGGATTATCACGATCTCGACCTGAAGCCGGTGGAGGAGAAGAAGTGA
- a CDS encoding aminotransferase class I/II-fold pyridoxal phosphate-dependent enzyme gives MTAAVDPFFAISISRLAHQMKAAGEPVIHMEFGQPSTGAPAAAVARAQQVLAEDGMGYWESPALKQRIADYYRDTHGVAVDAEQVILTCGASPALVLALTCAFAPGARVALARPGYVAYRNTLRALHMVPVEIGCGEAERFQLTAAAVEALDPAPAGLIVASPANPTGTVIEAAQMAAIAEVCRRRNIRIISDEIYHGLSYVGPVPSMLQEAPDAFVVNSFSKYYSMAGWRLGWLVVPPDQIDAARARMGNLFLTPPSLAQHAGLVAFDERDELEGHLATYRRNRQLLLERLPAMGLRRIAPPDGAFYIYADIGHLTGDSIAFCRQLLVDTAVATAPGIDFDPVDGSRFMRLSFAVSTEEVEEACRRMAPWFEAYARAP, from the coding sequence ATGACCGCCGCCGTCGATCCCTTCTTCGCCATCTCGATCAGCCGCCTCGCGCATCAGATGAAGGCGGCGGGCGAGCCGGTGATTCATATGGAGTTCGGCCAGCCCTCGACCGGCGCGCCCGCCGCCGCGGTTGCCCGGGCGCAGCAGGTGCTGGCCGAGGACGGCATGGGTTATTGGGAAAGCCCCGCGCTCAAGCAGCGGATCGCCGACTATTACCGCGACACGCACGGTGTGGCGGTCGATGCCGAGCAGGTGATCCTGACCTGCGGCGCTTCGCCCGCCCTCGTCCTCGCGCTGACCTGCGCCTTCGCGCCGGGTGCCCGCGTCGCGCTCGCCCGGCCGGGTTATGTCGCCTATCGCAATACGCTGCGCGCGCTGCACATGGTCCCCGTCGAGATCGGCTGCGGCGAGGCCGAGCGTTTCCAGCTGACCGCCGCGGCGGTCGAAGCACTTGATCCCGCGCCCGCGGGGCTGATCGTCGCGAGCCCCGCCAATCCGACCGGCACGGTGATCGAGGCGGCGCAAATGGCCGCCATCGCCGAGGTGTGCCGCCGTCGGAACATCCGCATCATCTCCGACGAAATCTATCACGGGCTCTCCTACGTCGGGCCGGTCCCATCGATGCTGCAGGAGGCGCCGGACGCCTTCGTCGTCAACAGCTTCTCCAAATACTATAGCATGGCAGGCTGGCGGCTCGGCTGGCTGGTCGTGCCGCCCGACCAGATCGACGCGGCGCGCGCGCGGATGGGCAATCTGTTCCTGACCCCGCCCAGCCTCGCCCAGCATGCCGGGCTCGTCGCCTTCGATGAACGCGACGAGCTCGAAGGCCATCTCGCCACCTATCGGCGCAATCGTCAACTGCTGCTCGAACGCCTGCCCGCGATGGGCCTGCGCCGCATCGCGCCGCCCGACGGCGCTTTTTATATCTATGCCGATATCGGGCACCTGACCGGCGACAGCATCGCTTTCTGCCGGCAATTGCTCGTCGATACGGCGGTTGCGACCGCACCGGGGATCGATTTCGACCCCGTCGACGGCTCGCGCTTCATGCGGTTGAGCTTTGCGGTCTCGACCGAGGAGGTCGAGGAAGCGTGCCGCCGCATGGCGCCCTGGTTCGAGGCTTACGCCCGCGCGCCGTAG
- a CDS encoding DUF1611 domain-containing protein, with translation MNAPTGRLSERLTLPQPYLLFLGDTTEASFAKTAFGLADWAADRCVGEYSAAGCTVTTGLPRLDPAAAKAAGARSLVIGVANQGGVIGESWVAILIEAMEAGLDIVAGLHTRLTSVPALVEAARRTGQRLIDVRTPPADIPIGTGIKRTGKRLLTVGTDCALGKKYTALALHRAFAERGLDADFRATGQTGIMIAGGGIPMDAVVSDFEAGAAEILSPDAPADHWDVIEGQGSIFNPAYAAVSLGLLHGSQPDVFVVCHDPSRKVILGMESFALPSVEEVIDLTIRLGSRTNPAIRCGGVSLNTSSLGAGEAEALLGAESRRLALPVADPIRGGAAFAALVDSCLA, from the coding sequence ATGAACGCGCCCACCGGACGCTTGTCCGAACGATTGACCCTGCCGCAGCCCTATCTGCTGTTCCTCGGCGACACCACCGAAGCCAGCTTCGCGAAGACCGCCTTCGGGCTTGCCGACTGGGCGGCGGACCGCTGCGTCGGGGAGTATTCCGCCGCGGGTTGCACCGTCACCACCGGCTTGCCGCGGCTCGACCCCGCAGCCGCCAAGGCGGCGGGCGCGCGGTCGCTGGTGATCGGGGTTGCCAACCAGGGCGGCGTGATCGGCGAAAGCTGGGTCGCGATCCTGATCGAGGCGATGGAGGCGGGGCTCGACATCGTCGCCGGGCTGCACACGCGGCTGACCAGCGTGCCCGCGCTGGTCGAGGCGGCGCGGCGCACCGGCCAGCGGCTGATCGACGTGCGCACGCCGCCCGCCGATATCCCCATCGGCACCGGGATCAAACGCACGGGCAAGCGCCTGCTCACCGTGGGCACCGACTGCGCGCTCGGAAAGAAATATACCGCGCTCGCGCTGCACCGCGCCTTTGCCGAGCGCGGGCTCGACGCCGATTTCCGCGCCACCGGCCAGACTGGCATCATGATCGCCGGCGGCGGCATCCCGATGGATGCGGTGGTGTCGGACTTCGAGGCGGGGGCGGCCGAAATCCTCAGCCCCGATGCGCCCGCCGATCATTGGGACGTGATCGAGGGGCAGGGGTCGATCTTCAACCCCGCCTATGCCGCGGTGTCGCTGGGACTGCTCCACGGCAGCCAGCCCGACGTGTTCGTCGTGTGCCACGATCCGTCGCGCAAGGTGATCCTGGGCATGGAAAGCTTCGCGTTGCCGAGCGTCGAGGAGGTCATCGACCTGACGATCCGCCTCGGCAGCCGCACCAATCCCGCGATCCGCTGCGGCGGCGTCAGCCTCAACACCTCGAGCCTCGGCGCGGGCGAGGCCGAGGCTTTGCTCGGCGCCGAAAGCCGCCGGCTCGCCCTGCCGGTCGCCGACCCGATCCGCGGCGGCGCGGCCTTTGCCGCGCTCGTGGACAGCTGCCTCGCATGA
- a CDS encoding TonB-dependent receptor: MKKTVLITASLAALAAAMPAHAEEAGESESDIVVTAQKREQLLIDVPQSVSVVSGDALENVQAISFSDYLKLVPGLQLNQTTPGFGRLVIRGVNTGGVASTVAVYQDEMSFGSSSGLVNGAILAGDFDTFDIERIEVLRGPQGTIYGASSMGGVLKYVTKKPDTGALEVRARGSVEATKGGDESFLGSAVVNIPLGDTLAFRASGFYRDYGGYIDSIGTAGSDVEKNINDSKSYGGRASLLFRPSETFSVQLSAYSQNLKTNASNNVDSDPATGRTLYGGLTQSQFVPEGTDVQYRVYSAVVEADLGFANLVSATSYSTLRQVFRADLTTQFGGLIEAVFGTPNDFFNQQTTRVRRLTQEVRLQSPESDSFEWLVGGYYTRERGLIDQEFNAVQPGTLTPVAGLPLLGVAQLSSRYREIAGFANATLHLGERFDLTFGGRYSDNKQSALQVSDGVLAGGPNTLPVARSSENVFTFSVAPSFEISDQATVYARVAKGFRPGGPNVLAPGAPVELGSYSSDSLISYEVGVKAETADRTFGIDIAAFHIDWKDIQVFGIVNNFGINFNGGKAESNGLEFTANLRPTNGLVFSLNGAYTDATLKDDTPAQVGGLAGDRLPYTPKYSIGANADYEWDLGGETQAHVGASLRSLSKQPAGFDFAFRSANGRQRYLPSYEVVDLRAGLDFGRYSLEVYAKNLFDSEGKTSFEVPGNIPLGAAGTAVIRPRTIGATLTAGF; this comes from the coding sequence ATGAAAAAGACTGTACTGATTACCGCAAGCTTGGCCGCACTGGCCGCCGCCATGCCCGCCCATGCCGAAGAAGCCGGCGAGTCCGAGAGCGACATCGTCGTCACCGCGCAGAAGCGCGAGCAATTGCTGATCGACGTGCCGCAATCGGTCAGCGTCGTGTCGGGCGATGCGCTGGAAAATGTGCAGGCGATCAGCTTTTCCGACTATCTGAAGCTCGTTCCGGGCTTGCAGCTCAACCAGACCACCCCGGGCTTCGGGCGCCTCGTGATCCGCGGCGTCAACACCGGCGGGGTCGCCTCGACGGTTGCAGTCTATCAGGACGAAATGAGTTTCGGGTCGAGCAGCGGCCTCGTGAATGGTGCGATCTTGGCCGGCGACTTCGACACCTTCGACATCGAACGCATCGAGGTGCTGCGCGGGCCGCAGGGCACCATCTATGGCGCCAGCTCGATGGGCGGCGTGCTCAAATATGTGACAAAAAAGCCCGATACCGGCGCGCTTGAGGTCCGCGCGCGCGGCAGCGTCGAGGCGACCAAGGGCGGCGACGAATCCTTCCTCGGCAGCGCGGTGGTCAACATCCCGCTCGGCGATACGCTCGCCTTCCGCGCCTCGGGTTTCTACCGCGACTATGGCGGCTATATCGACTCGATCGGCACCGCGGGGTCGGACGTCGAGAAGAACATCAACGACAGCAAAAGCTACGGCGGCCGCGCCTCGCTGCTGTTCAGGCCCAGCGAAACCTTTTCGGTGCAGCTCAGCGCCTATTCGCAGAATCTGAAAACCAACGCCTCGAACAATGTCGACAGCGACCCCGCGACCGGCCGTACCCTCTATGGCGGGCTGACCCAGTCGCAGTTTGTACCCGAGGGCACCGACGTGCAGTATCGCGTGTATAGTGCGGTCGTCGAAGCCGACCTCGGTTTCGCGAACCTCGTTTCCGCGACGAGCTACAGCACGCTGCGGCAGGTTTTCCGCGCCGACCTCACCACCCAGTTCGGCGGGCTGATCGAGGCGGTGTTCGGCACCCCGAACGACTTCTTCAATCAGCAGACGACGCGCGTCCGCCGCCTGACGCAGGAAGTGCGGCTCCAGTCGCCCGAGAGCGACAGCTTCGAATGGTTGGTCGGCGGCTATTACACGCGCGAACGCGGCCTGATCGATCAGGAATTCAATGCGGTCCAGCCGGGCACCCTGACGCCCGTCGCGGGTTTGCCTTTGCTCGGCGTCGCGCAGCTCAGTTCGCGCTACCGCGAGATCGCGGGTTTCGCCAATGCGACGCTGCATCTGGGCGAGCGCTTCGATTTGACCTTCGGCGGCCGCTACAGCGACAACAAGCAATCGGCGCTGCAGGTGTCCGACGGCGTGCTGGCGGGCGGCCCGAACACGCTGCCGGTTGCGCGCTCGTCCGAAAATGTCTTCACTTTCTCGGTCGCGCCGAGCTTCGAGATCAGCGACCAGGCAACCGTCTATGCCCGCGTCGCCAAGGGTTTCCGCCCCGGCGGCCCGAACGTGCTGGCACCGGGAGCGCCGGTGGAACTCGGCTCCTACAGCTCGGACTCGCTGATCAGCTATGAGGTCGGGGTGAAAGCCGAAACCGCCGACCGGACCTTCGGCATCGACATCGCCGCCTTCCACATCGACTGGAAGGACATCCAGGTGTTCGGCATCGTCAACAATTTCGGTATCAACTTCAACGGCGGCAAGGCCGAGAGCAACGGCCTGGAATTCACCGCGAACCTGCGCCCCACCAACGGGCTCGTCTTCTCGCTGAACGGTGCCTACACCGATGCGACGCTGAAGGACGACACCCCGGCGCAGGTCGGCGGACTTGCCGGCGACCGGCTGCCCTACACGCCGAAATACAGCATCGGCGCCAATGCCGATTATGAATGGGATCTTGGCGGCGAGACCCAGGCGCATGTCGGCGCCTCGCTGCGCAGCCTGTCGAAACAGCCCGCGGGCTTCGACTTCGCCTTCCGCAGCGCCAACGGCCGCCAGCGCTACCTACCCTCCTACGAGGTCGTCGACCTGCGCGCCGGCCTTGATTTCGGCCGCTATTCGCTGGAAGTCTATGCCAAGAATCTGTTCGACAGCGAAGGCAAGACCTCGTTCGAAGTGCCCGGCAACATCCCGCTGGGCGCGGCCGGTACCGCGGTCATCCGTCCGCGCACGATCGGCGCGACGCTGACGGCCGGCTTCTGA
- a CDS encoding dipeptidase produces MKYLAILLATASLAACTAAKEEGAAPKDDRPLHSRFLTLDTHLDTSLHFERAGWSFADPHTLEGDIVQVDIPRMKAGALDGGFFVIYTEQGPLTPQGYADALAFARGRSDLIDATIKKHGDLIGPALTAADARSLDKAGKLIAYKSIENSYPLGEDVSLLAEFYNKGVRMAGPVHSKTNQFADSATGEAKWKGLSPLGKQWVAEMNRLGMVIDASHASDATFDQLLALSKYPIILSHSSLRSANDHPRNLDEGRLKALAAKGGAMCISTIFMSEMNMTPARGALFGQYERIGKLPPEEQAELNRKWRELDKSEPLWAADFEAYMKMVLRAIEVAGPDHICFGADWDGGGGLPGFEDISALPKVTERLKAAGYSDADLEKMWSGNILRVLAAQGK; encoded by the coding sequence GTGAAATATCTCGCGATCCTGCTGGCCACCGCGTCGCTCGCCGCCTGCACCGCCGCGAAAGAGGAAGGCGCAGCGCCCAAGGACGATCGCCCGCTGCACAGCCGCTTCCTGACGCTCGACACCCACCTCGACACCTCGCTCCATTTCGAGCGCGCGGGGTGGAGCTTCGCCGATCCGCACACGCTGGAGGGCGACATCGTCCAGGTCGATATTCCGCGGATGAAGGCGGGCGCGCTCGATGGCGGTTTCTTCGTCATCTATACCGAGCAGGGGCCGCTGACGCCGCAGGGCTATGCCGACGCGCTCGCCTTTGCGCGGGGCCGCTCGGACCTGATCGACGCGACGATCAAGAAGCATGGCGACCTCATCGGTCCCGCGCTCACCGCCGCCGACGCGCGCTCGCTCGACAAGGCGGGTAAGCTCATCGCCTACAAGTCGATCGAGAACAGCTACCCGCTCGGTGAGGACGTGTCGCTGCTCGCCGAATTCTACAACAAGGGTGTCCGCATGGCGGGCCCGGTGCATTCGAAGACCAACCAGTTCGCCGACAGCGCCACCGGCGAGGCCAAGTGGAAGGGGCTGAGCCCGCTCGGCAAGCAATGGGTCGCCGAGATGAACCGGCTGGGCATGGTGATCGACGCGAGCCACGCGTCGGACGCGACCTTCGACCAGCTGCTCGCGCTCTCCAAATATCCGATCATCCTCTCGCACTCGAGCCTGCGCTCGGCGAACGACCATCCGCGCAACCTCGACGAGGGGCGGCTGAAGGCGCTCGCGGCGAAGGGCGGGGCGATGTGTATTTCGACGATCTTCATGTCCGAGATGAACATGACGCCCGCGCGCGGCGCGCTGTTCGGCCAATATGAGCGGATCGGGAAATTGCCGCCCGAAGAGCAGGCCGAGCTCAACCGCAAATGGCGCGAACTCGACAAGAGCGAGCCTTTGTGGGCGGCCGATTTCGAGGCCTATATGAAGATGGTGCTGCGCGCGATCGAGGTCGCGGGACCCGATCATATCTGCTTCGGCGCCGACTGGGACGGCGGCGGCGGCCTGCCGGGGTTCGAGGATATCTCGGCGCTGCCCAAGGTCACCGAGCGGCTAAAGGCCGCCGGCTATTCGGACGCCGATCTCGAAAAGATGTGGAGCGGCAATATATTGCGCGTGCTGGCGGCACAGGGGAAGTGA
- a CDS encoding dipeptidase, whose amino-acid sequence MATSFPVTRRAVIAGAVGAALSAPMINRGAFAFAGASAKRYSRRAVDLVASSLVIDMLAPLKITLSPDYVTRRLTDAEAAEFRASGITGFHNAYGLGGPDAREQALEYLAAWQHFAGHNAHVFTIVGDVADLDRAKADRKCAVVMGIQNAEHFARVEDVATFRRLGLRCAQLTYNSQNRIGSGSTERVDGGVSDYGAAIIAEMEKQKMLIDVSHCGDKTTLDAIELAKGPIAITHSNARALVDHPRVKTDAAIKALAAKGGVMGITGVRMFVRASDPTNVGHMADHIDHVAKLTAIEHVGIGSDADLHGYDDMEPSEYAALKGSYKASYGFRDKIDIDGFDHPLKVFDLTEELIRRNYSNENITAVLGGNFRRLLGQVWG is encoded by the coding sequence ATGGCAACGTCATTCCCAGTAACGCGCCGCGCGGTCATCGCGGGTGCGGTCGGTGCCGCTTTGTCCGCGCCGATGATCAATCGGGGCGCCTTCGCTTTTGCGGGCGCGTCGGCGAAGCGCTATTCGCGCCGCGCGGTCGATCTCGTCGCCTCGTCGCTGGTCATCGACATGCTCGCGCCGCTCAAGATCACGCTGTCGCCCGACTATGTGACGCGCCGCCTGACCGACGCCGAAGCCGCCGAGTTCCGTGCCAGCGGGATCACGGGATTCCACAACGCCTATGGCCTCGGCGGCCCCGATGCGCGCGAACAGGCGCTCGAATATCTCGCCGCGTGGCAGCATTTCGCCGGGCATAATGCGCATGTCTTCACCATCGTCGGCGACGTCGCCGACCTCGATCGCGCCAAGGCCGACAGGAAATGCGCCGTCGTCATGGGCATCCAGAATGCCGAGCATTTTGCGCGCGTCGAGGATGTCGCGACCTTCCGCCGCCTTGGCCTGCGCTGCGCGCAGCTCACCTACAACAGCCAGAACCGCATCGGATCCGGCAGCACCGAGCGCGTCGACGGCGGGGTCAGCGACTATGGCGCCGCGATCATCGCCGAGATGGAAAAGCAGAAGATGCTGATCGACGTCTCGCATTGCGGCGACAAGACGACGCTCGACGCTATCGAACTCGCCAAAGGCCCGATCGCGATCACGCACAGCAACGCCCGCGCGCTGGTCGATCACCCGCGCGTCAAGACCGACGCGGCGATCAAGGCGCTCGCCGCGAAGGGCGGGGTGATGGGCATCACCGGCGTGCGCATGTTCGTCCGCGCGAGCGACCCGACCAACGTCGGGCATATGGCCGATCATATCGATCATGTCGCGAAGCTCACCGCGATCGAGCATGTCGGAATCGGCTCCGACGCCGACCTCCATGGCTATGACGACATGGAGCCGTCGGAATATGCCGCGCTCAAGGGCAGCTACAAGGCCAGCTACGGCTTTCGCGACAAGATCGACATCGACGGCTTCGACCATCCGCTGAAGGTCTTCGACCTGACCGAAGAACTCATTCGCCGCAACTATTCCAATGAAAACATCACGGCCGTGCTCGGGGGCAATTTCCGCCGCCTGCTCGGCCAAGTCTGGGGGTAA